The Chryseobacterium mulctrae genomic sequence ACCAGAACAGATTATTAAGCCATGAGATTTTACAAAGTGTAGTATTTTAAACTTAGGTTCACTCATTTGTATGCCAAGTTCTTTTGCTTCCTTACTTCTGGCCACGACACAACCATCATTATTCGAGAGAACAACTAAGGGTTTTCCCCTGTATTTTACATTGTAAAATCCTTCGGCACTTGCATAAAAGTTGTTGGCATCGACTAAAGCTATCATTATCTATATTTTCTTACTATCCCAATAATTACACCCCATAAAATGAATTCTGAATCTTCATTTATATCAAAGTCCGGATAATCTATGTTTGCTGTTTTAAACTTTATAGATTCTAAACGGTTATTATCTCCATATTTAGGCTTAAATCTCTTAATATAGGGTTCACCATCAATATATACAGCAACAAGATCAAGATCATTTGGCTGAATCCCTTTTTCAATTATCGCCCAGTCTTTATCAAAAACACCAATGTCATTGAGGCAATCTCCCTCTATTCGT encodes the following:
- a CDS encoding LexA family protein, coding for MKSPTKHSGKLEIFSIACTDPIILRPFNEPLKAGGYQSFSSPAEDFPEMDLFKFLIKDIDVSFPARIEGDCLNDIGVFDKDWAIIEKGIQPNDLDLVAVYIDGEPYIKRFKPKYGDNNRLESIKFKTANIDYPDFDINEDSEFILWGVIIGIVRKYR